The genomic segment CAAATCCATAAATGAAATATATTATGTCTATATTATTTTTACAAAACTGATAAATTAAATCCATAAATACTCCATACGCACAACGATTATAAATTCCAGTGATACTTACAAATACCCATCCTGGGTGAAAATATACCACATTTATCATTAAAATGATGTTAAAATAAGATTAAAAAATACTAATTTTACAAACCGCAAGCATCATAAAATAAATAAAAAAACCGACATTTATTATCGGTGTTTAAGAAATTTGGTAGATGCTGTATCTATATTTACTTAATTCCTCTTTTTTTTATCTCATCCAACAATTGTTTCGTGATTGGTCTGCAAAAACAATTTTTAGAATGTTCAAGATGCCACTTTAGCCTCTGTTCAGTTTTTGGATTTTTTGGCATTTTGTTTTTCTGATGCCATTCTTTGTTAATTGTCATTTATATCACCCCGTTTAATCTCACAGTACCAGCAGGTTATAATATATAATTCAAAAGCAATGCAATTGAAAAAGCAGAGAAAAATGTTAAAGTAACAATTAAAATTGTAGTTCGAAAACCCATTTCTTTTTTGAGAGTAAAAAATGATGCCACACAAGGCAGATATAAAACCAAAAAAATGCTTGAAATTATAAATTGCTTTGAATCAAGATTGAATGGGGCAAGCATTGCAATAGAAACGTCTTTCCTTAAAAATCCAAGAATCATAACCGCAGCAATTTTTTCAGGAAGATTAAGGAATATCATAAGATGTTTACCTAATATTTTTGAGATAAAATCTATTATTCCGAGCAGATCAAAAATATTAATTATTATTATACCAAGTATAATCATCGGTATGGCTTCTTTTATAAAACCCTTAATCCTGATTTGTAATTTTTTTGACAGTGTAGCCAGCATTGGTATACGGTATGGGGGAATTTCTACAAACAATTCCGGCACTTCGCCTTTTAATATTCTATTTAATATAAAACTTGTTAATACAGCTACCATTAACAAAATAGAAAAAATCAGCAACACAGTTTTTATTCCATATTTTGTTCCAAGAGAGAATATCATAGCTGTCTGAGGCATGCACGGGGCACTCATCAGAATGAGTATAATAGTTATGATTTTTTCCCTTTTTGATTCAAGTATTCGTGTTGCAAGAAGTGCAGGAACCTTACATCCCAAACCAAGAAGAATAGGAACTGATGAATATCCATGCATCCCAAGTTTATGAAAGACTGTATCAAAAAGTACGGCAACACGCGGAAGATAACCAAAATCTTCCAGAATACTTAAAACAAAGTAAAATGAAAAAATATACGGGAGAACAACAACAAATGGAATATAAATACCTGTAGTAAGAAATCCAAACGATTCCATAACAACCGGTGTTTTCCCTATAAGCAGCATCCTTATAATGTCCAATGGTATATAACCCGCAATCTTTATTATAAGAGGATAATATATTCTGTTAAATAAAGGGTCT from the Elusimicrobiota bacterium genome contains:
- a CDS encoding fused ferrous iron transport protein A/B, producing the protein MNLTQLKEKEKCRIVGVEGGQDIIRKLEALGIRKGIEVTKISSQIFRGPILVQAGSTNIAIGYSMAKKISVQCEMKKILLIGNPNVGKSVVFSRLTGIDVISSNYPGTTVEFIKGYLRHKDEHYEIIDVPGTYSLEPTAKAEEVAIEMLDDGGDIIVNIIDSTNLERNLNLTLQLLKKKIPMIILLNFWDETKHKGISIDHNKLEEILGVPVIPLCAVTGEGITNTVDRLDAAKVSEFSYDSNEIWQKIGEIIKAVQTLTHKHHTIFDTLSDISIKPLTGIPFALIILFLTFMVVRFIGEGLINYLLDPLFNRIYYPLIIKIAGYIPLDIIRMLLIGKTPVVMESFGFLTTGIYIPFVVVLPYIFSFYFVLSILEDFGYLPRVAVLFDTVFHKLGMHGYSSVPILLGLGCKVPALLATRILESKREKIITIILILMSAPCMPQTAMIFSLGTKYGIKTVLLIFSILLMVAVLTSFILNRILKGEVPELFVEIPPYRIPMLATLSKKLQIRIKGFIKEAIPMIILGIIIINIFDLLGIIDFISKILGKHLMIFLNLPEKIAAVMILGFLRKDVSIAMLAPFNLDSKQFIISSIFLVLYLPCVASFFTLKKEMGFRTTILIVTLTFFSAFSIALLLNYIL